One stretch of Alcaligenes faecalis DNA includes these proteins:
- a CDS encoding universal stress protein produces MYERILVCTDGSELSAHAVTHALNLAKTSGAKLLALRVIPRYRQSYLEGGPIIDQKLDSRIEASWVEHAQSELAAVKQAGKDIGVSVKGLVVKSELVADAIISTAEKQNADLIVMSSHGRKGYKRLLLGSETQHVLTYSEIPVLVIRKKAKKK; encoded by the coding sequence ATGTACGAGCGTATCCTGGTATGCACTGACGGCTCAGAACTGTCCGCCCACGCTGTCACCCATGCCCTGAACCTGGCCAAAACCAGCGGCGCCAAATTGCTGGCCCTGCGCGTCATTCCGCGCTATCGCCAAAGCTACCTGGAGGGCGGCCCCATTATTGATCAGAAGCTCGATAGCCGTATCGAAGCCTCCTGGGTAGAGCACGCGCAATCCGAGCTGGCCGCCGTCAAGCAAGCCGGTAAAGACATTGGTGTGTCGGTCAAGGGTCTGGTGGTGAAATCGGAACTGGTGGCCGATGCCATTATTTCTACCGCCGAAAAACAAAATGCCGACCTGATCGTCATGTCCTCGCATGGCCGCAAAGGCTACAAACGCCTGCTTTTGGGCAGCGAAACACAGCACGTTCTGACCTACTCGGAAATCCCCGTACTGGTTATCCGCAAGAAAGCCAAGAAAAAATAA
- a CDS encoding LysR family transcriptional regulator: MHDLRPTDNLDRSLRCFLRIAQLGSVSKAADDLGQSQSSLSKQLSSLEQSLGQTLFTRTGRGVSLNDAGELLRQAIEPAYSRIDSAIHAVRRDHGVNSGTVRLATVHTLSYYFMSDVAAAFMSSHPGVNLSLLGRSSPEVVALVESGKADVGFVYDSAVDCGGLISHTLFDDQMCCISARQEPFPNADLSHQALRLIGFPPHYALRRMIHSSGLHPEFVAEVETIDAMLRLVASGLGDCILPSRIPDSLLHEHNLYKYPIEQPTLQRRVVAILRADRDPQALTSRLLECALRTAQSL; encoded by the coding sequence ATGCACGATTTACGCCCCACCGATAATCTGGATCGCTCCTTGCGCTGCTTTTTACGCATTGCCCAATTAGGCTCGGTCAGCAAAGCGGCTGATGATTTGGGACAAAGCCAATCCAGCCTGAGTAAACAATTAAGCTCGCTGGAACAAAGCCTGGGCCAGACCCTGTTTACCCGCACCGGACGCGGAGTCAGCCTGAATGATGCGGGCGAACTGCTGCGCCAAGCGATCGAGCCCGCCTATAGCCGCATTGACAGTGCCATCCATGCTGTACGCCGGGATCACGGGGTCAATTCAGGCACCGTGCGGCTGGCCACCGTGCATACCTTGAGCTACTACTTCATGTCCGACGTGGCTGCCGCTTTCATGAGCTCGCACCCTGGCGTGAATCTGTCCTTGTTGGGACGCAGCTCGCCCGAGGTGGTGGCTTTGGTGGAAAGCGGCAAGGCCGATGTGGGTTTTGTGTACGACTCGGCGGTGGACTGTGGTGGGCTGATCTCGCACACCTTGTTTGACGATCAAATGTGCTGCATCTCCGCCCGGCAGGAGCCCTTTCCCAATGCAGATTTAAGCCACCAGGCCTTGCGCCTGATCGGCTTTCCGCCCCACTACGCCCTGCGCCGCATGATTCATAGCAGCGGTCTGCATCCCGAATTTGTGGCGGAAGTTGAAACCATAGATGCCATGTTGCGGCTGGTGGCTTCAGGATTGGGGGACTGTATCTTGCCCAGCCGCATTCCCGACAGCCTGTTGCACGAACACAATCTGTACAAGTACCCAATTGAGCAACCCACTCTGCAACGCCGGGTTGTGGCGATCTTGCGGGCAGACCGGGATCCCCAAGCCCTGACCTCGCGGCTATTGGAATGTGCTTTACGCACAGCTCAAAGCCTGTAG
- a CDS encoding isocitrate lyase/PEP mutase family protein: MNISTQEKRRRFRALHESGLLILPNPWDIGGAKRLERLGAKAIASSSAAFAWSNGLEDFEVGRDALLAHLRELAASTDLPLNADFENGFADEPEQVADNVRLAIETGIAGLSIEDRHGDELYELDLAVARIQAAKQAILNSGEDVLLIGRSEGMLIGALDLEQTIARLQAFAQAGADVVYAPGLRELDDIAQVVQALAPTPVNVLLIHPGLNVPDLAAIGVRRVSTGSQLALATWNRFEEASLQLLEQGHLPPTQAHRRWS; the protein is encoded by the coding sequence ATGAACATCAGCACACAGGAAAAACGCCGCCGTTTTCGAGCCTTGCATGAAAGCGGCTTACTGATTTTGCCCAACCCTTGGGACATAGGTGGTGCCAAGCGGCTGGAACGGCTAGGCGCAAAGGCGATTGCCAGCAGCAGCGCTGCTTTTGCCTGGTCAAACGGATTGGAAGATTTTGAGGTGGGTCGGGATGCCCTGTTGGCGCATCTGCGAGAACTGGCCGCCAGCACGGATTTGCCACTGAACGCCGACTTTGAAAACGGCTTTGCCGATGAGCCGGAACAAGTCGCGGACAATGTCCGCCTGGCCATTGAAACCGGCATTGCAGGTTTGTCCATTGAAGATCGTCATGGAGACGAGCTGTACGAGCTGGATCTGGCTGTCGCCCGCATACAGGCTGCCAAGCAAGCCATCCTTAACAGTGGCGAGGACGTGCTGTTAATAGGCCGCAGCGAAGGCATGCTGATTGGCGCACTGGATCTGGAGCAAACCATAGCCCGGCTGCAAGCCTTTGCCCAGGCCGGTGCCGATGTGGTCTACGCCCCCGGTTTACGCGAGCTGGACGATATTGCCCAGGTGGTCCAGGCACTGGCACCTACGCCCGTGAATGTGCTGCTGATTCATCCGGGACTGAACGTGCCTGATTTGGCCGCCATTGGCGTACGCCGGGTCAGCACAGGCTCACAACTGGCTCTGGCCACCTGGAACCGCTTTGAAGAGGCCAGCCTGCAGCTGCTGGAACAAGGGCATCTGCCGCCCACCCAAGCCCATCGCCGCTGGTCCTGA